CTTTATGCTACTGTCAACTGCCCCGGGTTCCTTTTCTTCAGTGCTAACACACTTCACACACACACCATTATTGATGTTTGACGTCTCGCCTAGGAATTGGCTCTCCATAGAGCACTTCGCTGATCCATTGTTTATCTGAGCTTGCGTATACTAGACCTACGTAAACATTGAAGCTCACTGCATTCCTAGGTGTATTTAGGTTTCTGCTACTGGCGTCAATGTTTTGATAATACTTGCAACAATTGATTTTCTCTACTGCTTAGCGGTGCAGATATGACTACAGCTTAAAAACTGGAGAagaatatatatatcatataaatatgtgtttatgtaattatttgtgttttataattttctaactttattttttacttggGATATATACCTAAGTATGATGTTTGCAGTTAaagtctctcttttttttttttgggttgtgaTTTGATTGCTCACATGGCATTGAGTTACTCTTGAGGATCAGTTTACAGTATTAAAATATAGCTAtgtagttttagaaaaaaataatttttaatcattttgtaataatttgaatGTGGTGTTTGTAACTGTATTGGCGGAAGCATTTTATTCCCTGGCTTGTTTCACAGTTGAAAATTATGCAAGAACCTGTGTGAtttttgaagtgtgtttttcGAAGGTAGTAAGTAATGAGCCTCTAGTTCGGGTCAGAAATCTTGCGAGCTGTCAGTGCAGTGGTGAAGGTCATGAGGGTTAAGTGACCTGTTAAAGAAGCCTTAACTGTTATTATGTAAAGACATTGAAGCCAAGCAAAATCGTAGGAAAAGTAACATAAATGGTCTCAACAAAGAATGGAAGgtaacaaaacaaaaacttaaaacaaCTGCATAAAGCTTCAATATGGCTTTCTTTCGGGGTAATTATTAGCATACTGATTATTAGCGTACCAAAACcaaagaattaaaaacaaatcattCATAACTGCACCTAAACTGTTAACTGGGAATGTTTTAGTGCTGTACTTTTGTATAATTCTATGACTGTTATGCTTTGCtgattaatgatttttaattctgTATTTTGTAGTATGTTTAGTTTTTGAATTGAGGATTTGTTTTGGTATCTGAATCAAGATaataacaaaagaaaacaaaattagtaTTATTGTGAGATCAAAAGTTTTATTGTTAATACAAAGTTTCATATGGATTACTAAATATTTCTCTGTTatcttttattttaatgtgtatcTAAGCCAATTAACCTTCCTTACAGTGGGTCAGGACATTATATTGGGATATGCATTAAGCAAGGTTGGTTATCACATTGTTTACTCTAGCTTAGTTGTTCAGTGATTCATCACTTATGTGCAATGCCTGATTGCATGCAACAAATTATAGTCATTTTACCAGTCGCAatatcttttaaattatttaattttcattctttACATTTTAAAGGGAGTGTTTTTTACTTTTAATCTACTTGTAATGAAGGATATGCAATTGTTACATAATAGTGATCTATTTGTTTTCTGTGTAGccaattttttctaattttttttttttttcaatttaaatctgaatgaatttttatatgaaaatatatCTGATCTGACACATTTTATGTTATAATAGAGTTACATAACTTATTTAAGAACTTTAGCAATAGCTCTACatgtataaatactttttttttaaattaatgacacATTGTTATCTTTGGCACGTCTGTCGCTTTCATAACATAAAGCATTTAGCtgtgttgtgattttttttaatgattaaagaTGTACATGATTGATGGGAAAAGTGTTTTTATTAACAAACTACTCAATAAGCATAACCTTATTCCATGGCCATTGTTATTTGATTATGTttattggaaacaaaaaaaaaagcagtaataATATATCCAAAGCAACACACCAAAAAATTATTGTGGTGATTAAAGGAACATGTCTTTTCTTTCTTTTGTATACTTGTCATGATTTTCAATCTGCAGACAAGCAGTTAAGAAGATAGTGCTGTCTAAACAAGTCTAATTTTGATTTGGCTTAGCACTGAAAATGCAACTTTTTTTCAAtatagataaaacattaaaatagtaggtaatttaaaaaaatacaacaaattgTAAAAGAAATGCAAGGTATgtatcataattttaattttactgattactttatatggaattattttttacttataactATCCAAAAGCCTAGTTGTATGTGCTGCATTATAACTATAGGTAAAAAAGAATGGGATGTCAGGTTCATTGAGTTTCAAGAGATGAACTGTCACATTCCTCCATTTTGTCTTATTTTGTCGGACTTAAGGTGGTCGCCTCGCTGGCCACCAACGACGGACAGAGCTTCTGCTGTTACAGCTCCTTTCACAAACCGTTCAAGATTTATGAAAGAGATTTGAATAGCATGTAAGAACCATTGTGCTTTTTATTATGCTGGTTGGGTTTTTAACCGGTATTTTTTGATCAGCGAAGACTAGAACCAAAGCAAAGTCTGCACATTAGAGGTGACTTACGCATAGAGGTCACAAACCACGTGATTTGCGAGCCAGTGAACCCTCAGAGCTCATGCACCTAGTCAGGCACTCCCTTAACTAGGCATCCAGTTAAAACATACCTACCCCACGTTCTTTGAATGGCTCTTGAAGAGGGTAAGATTGATTCAAGCTATAGCTTTATACATATGTCATTGCTGATTACAcatagaaaacaagccaaaataaggtaatcacaaaaaattaaaaacattaacagTACAGATGGACACAGAGGGCTAACAACAACGAGACATTAGCaacaacagtaaataaagacaaaaaaaataccttggacaacacaacgacaaatagaataacccaacgatgataccaaACACATAAAATGGACAACACAGAGATGCACAGGCGAACCCAGTGATGTAACAAAACTACTGTTGTCTTAGGAAGTGTACTGTGTTTGTGCTGTCATTGTTGTGTCCAGAATACCTGTTTTGCCCCATGAAGTTGTGGGGACAGCAGTAAAAAAACAAGTGAGGTGTGTGAGTATGAAGTACATGCTCAATAGAAACAAATATTTTCCATAAATTGGTAAACTGAAACCCTTTAGGCAGTGAACCAAAATTTTTACTAATTCagaatttaaattgttaaaataaaggGCATCATACCACTTTATGTCAGAAGTCGTGGGTTCGATGAATGGGCCAACTAGAATATAAGATATTTCTTTGTGCCTGcatcaaaaaaataactatagtaaCTACCCAGAAATTTGCTGTTTAGTTTTTCCAAACATAACATTTCcaacatggttcttaacttatcTCAGTATCAAAAGTAGATGGCTATTGTACTACAATCAATATAGATAATCAAGCAGCAAGAATACAACTTTAAATATGCATAAAGCAAAATGCAGGGTAATATACCCAATAAGAAGTCCAAATGCAACATTAGCCAGAGAGGTTAGGCAATGTGTCACTTGACTCAGTGAGATAGATTGTGTGCCAAAGACAACAGAAACATGTGAAAGAAACACACAAATGGCTTGATGTATGCACAGCAGCGCGCAAGCTGGCTGGTTTAAGCAGGCAGCAGCCATTGCACCCAAACATTAACCCACAGTTCTCATTGGCTAAAGGTGGGCTACAGGAACAACGGGAAATCAACTTTTTGCAACGCAGAGGGTTTCTAATGTCGCCAAATTCTACAAGGGCATTCCAAGAAGATTGGCCTCATTTGTAGTCGGGGCCAGGATCTATGACTTTTCCATGAAGCAGCACCTACATCGCTTTGGGATAGGCAGCTATCCAGATAGAGAGAAAGAGGATTCTCTGAAATACACCACCTAAAATGCCAGACTTCCAAACCTGTTATAGAGGCTTTGAGGAAGAAGCTGGCATATTAGTCAGGCAATACCTTTGGACATTCATTGCAGCTCTGTTCCTTGGACATCTGGTAATTTGTGTCACCTAGTGCTGGAAGCTGTCCAGAAGTAGAGAAGAAAAGTATAGAATGCAAAGCCTAAAGAGATACTGCCAAGAAAAGCAGCACATTGAGATACTTTCTGGTTATGATCAATGAGTTTACTATCCATACCTTGCACTAATACTCTTTATTCTTTAGGCTTTAGATGCTCAGCTAACAAAATGGCAGGGATGCATTTCAAAACATCTGCTTCCCCATTTGATCATCTGGAATCTATAGATTCTTATCTTACAAAGTGCCTGGTGGAATTTCATCCCAAACAGAGATATCTCTTGCATTTATAGTTGAGTTACTTATGTGACCCCCACTGTGGATAGGAACAATTAAAACAATCAGTCAGGGACCATTTAGAAAGATATGGTTGAAGGTCCATAGGAATGCACATGAACAAAGGCGTCATCAACTGTGGACTAGATGATCGGCATATCTGGATGAACCTGCCAGCTGCATAATGGAGTCTTATTGGGGTTTTGCTGTAGTGTTATGGAGCTCCGAGTAATAAATGTAACCATTTATGTATGTACTTTTTCCCCAGATAACTGAAGATGATCCGTTGCCAAACTATATATGTGTGCAGTGCATCGACAAACTGGACGCTATTTTGGCATTCCAAGAGCAGTGTAAGCAGGCGCAGAAAGTCCTGTGGAAAGAGTTCATTGTCTCCTGCTGCGAGCGAGCCACCGTGAGTGTTCCTGCATCTCCTTGTAGTCCTCAAACTACCCATTGTttgctgtttgtatgtttgtagtgCTTGGCATCTATCCATGTGCATTGTGATCACACTTACACAAGGCTAGACATATTAGTACAGTAGAATCCGTTTATTATGACTCCGCCTATTATGACGtaataacacaacaaaatttggttttcatataaaattctttgtaaataagTCGGATATAATGACTTTGCTTACAGTGACATGTCGCTTATTGTgacctatttttaataaattatgtccgGTTATGATGACCGACATGATTCTTTACACCTTTGGCAATGTTCGTTAATTCCCAATGACGTGGCACGTGGCTCGTTTTTGTTTTGATCTCAGTGAGTAATTGACACTTGAAGGTCACGCATTGTTGTTTGTGATATCCTGTGGATAAAATGTCATCTCAACGCCGTAAAGCATTTACGATTGAGGAGAAAGttgcaattatatgcagattaGAAAATGGAGAATCAAACTCTTCTCTCACAAAGGAATTTGGCGTGGGTCATTCGACAATCTCAATGATTTTCAAAAACAAGAACCGGATTAAGCAATTGTTcaattcaaatgttttggaaccgAAGAGGCTTCGAAAATCGCAACAAGAAAATGTTGATCAAGCATTAATTCAGTGGTTTAAAATCATGAGAATAAAGGGAATACCTGTCAGCGGCCCTATGCTACAGGAAAAGGCAAATATTTTTGCCATGCGTTTTGGTATTCTCAACTTCAATTGTTCTGCAAGCTGGATCAGTCGTTTTAAAGTTCGACATAACATTGTGGTGGGAAAAATTGTCGGTGAATCTTCATCTGTTGATCAAAATTCAACAACAAACTGGTTGACGTCTGTATGGCCGAATCTACGAAGACAATTTTCTGATGATGagatttttaatgctgatgaaactggactgttttacaaattaatgccggacaaaattttgaaatttaaaggtgAGAATTGTAGTGGAGGCAAGTTGTCGAAAGACAGAATAACTGTCATGGTAGCAGCAAATATGAGTGGCACAGAGAAAAAGAAATTGCTTGTTATTGGAAAGTCACAAAAACCAAGATGTTTTAGCAGTGTCAAATCGTTACCTGTCGATTATGCTTACAATCGTAGAGCTTGGATGACGTCAGAGCTTTTTAAAAAATGGCTTCGAAATTGGGATTGTGATTTggtgaagaagaaaaaagattttattgccgGTTGATAATTGCCCGGCGCATCCAAACGTTACTGATTTAAAGTCTATAACACTTGCTTTCCTTCCGCCGAATACAACATCAGTACTACAGCCAATGGGTCAGGGAATAATACGATCACTCAaaactaaatttataaaaaaccttGTGCTCAAAATGATTAACTGCCTTGATGCTAATGAAAACTACTCTTCTACGAAAATAACGGTGATAGATGCAATTCTGATGGTTAATTATGCCTGGAATAAAATGTCTCAAAGTAACATTCACAACTGTTTCAAACATACTGGATTCATTGGTAACCATGGCAGATTACCTGTTCAAACAGCAAAACATGAATTTGATGAAGAAGATGACGTCGCTTTATCTTTGTGGTCACGAAACCTAAATTCAGATTCTTTAGTAGCACCGGAAATGTGGGAAGATTATGTTGACATCGATAGTGCTCTTCTCACATCCGAAGAACCCACCGATGAAAATATTGTACAGATCATTAATGCTAGGGAACACCTCGAAAGTGATGGGGAAAGGGAAGAGGAAGTCGAGGAAGCACCATTACCTACCGCAGAAGAGGCATCAAAGGCTGCAGAATTATTATCACAATTTGTTCATAGCAATATTGAAAATGATAGTAATTTGACCATGGCGATGTCTTCTATACACTATAGTATTGGAGActgttattacaataaaataaaaaacaaaagcagacaaaaattacagatttcttaatttaaaaattaaaaatatgtacatatatgtatcatgtttgtacacgtgtttatatgctaagtttctctattaaaatacataagtattcacctaaaaaagtttttttttctttccacaaAACGCTTTGTATGACTCTGCTGTGTTTTTCAATTCCCTTCGATGTCATTATAAACGGATTCCACTGTGCAATGAATAAACACCTCGTAGTTTTTGTAAATGACACTTTTTATCAACATTGTGTGACTTAACCTACTTCTGTTTTTTAGGATAACCTATTCTTGCATTTTTGTTGTAAAGCAAACCTACTCAAAACAATTACTAAATACACTTTATTTACAGTccgtatttatgtttttaaaaaaatttctggtgTATCTGCCGCTCCTTTTTTTTCTGCTTTTTCGTGGATAAAATTAACTGTAATCTTTTCTGATCAATACCTTATGTCCAGTCTCGTGTTTCACCCAGTCCTGCAGCACTCATATGCTTCGTTCCTGCTTCACCATTCTGCTTGTCAGTCTGTTGCACATACTTGGGGAAACCTCCATGGGTGAGGTTTAATATATTACTTGCAAAATGCAAGGTTCTAGGTATAAATTATATTCATGCCattgttatacatatatatttatttatttattattgtgcaATATATAACCACCAACATTACCTGATAATGACTTTCTCCCCCCAGGTAAGTGCTTAGTAGCATAGCTCAAAATAGCTGTGCCGTATTTCATTTCAATAGGTTGACGTCCTGTCAACGAAGGCACTCGTCACGTGCTACTGTGTTCAAGATAAGGTGAGATGTTTCTGACAACTGCTTTTGTGAACATGAAGATTTTTGCAGCTCAATAttgtgatgtaataaataaaactaatatagctTCATGTAGCACCAGTctagctaatttatttttaatcaataattttgttaaattcaTAAGCATATTGTCAAATATTTACTGAAGCACTTGTTAAAAAGTCTCACCTTAACTTGAACAGAGTGTATCTCAGCACAGTGTTAGGCTGGTGCTGCCAGTGACATGGAGCTATTAGTGTATAAGtgagtgtctgttctgaagttgaagtcaactggccATCAATAGGATATCAAAGATAAtatgccataattttttttaattgttagaaaagaactcgctaggaagaatcataGAAATGTAATCATGTAGagaatattgctaaacaaacatgATTCCAAGACATCTGCAAGTAATTAgtattaaacttcattataacctaAAATGGTTTTGCTATGCAGTTAGGAAGGGGGTTGGAGGGgttgttctcattttgacttcaagcaTTAACATGGCAAATATAGTACATgccaactcccttacttcttacctctatgccTGAGACACTACAGACATGCAAGTGAGTGTTAAATATCTGGGAACACCATCATTTAGTCTGAAAGGAgaactgaaataaaatcataCAAAATGAGAAACTGGTAGaagtatttttaaacttttgaatttccttatttttttgataaaggatgtaaagttaatttttcttatttttatatttgatttcaATCATGTTGGTTATCTTCAGGGACTACACCCCAGTCATTACAGTGGCAAAATGTTAACAGCTGATTGTTTACAGAGATTTAATTCTAAATAAATGATGGTTTACAATGTGACAAACATAATATTTCTATTGAGAAGTTGATGACAGGTATGAAGAAACCTGCATcctagaagtatttttttttctgcttgcaGAAGCTGAGAAAAGGGAAAGATGTGCGTGTGCGTGCACAGCTCTGCCGAGAGACGGAGTTGCTGGTTCACAGGGCCGTGACCAATGGCGTGGGTGTCGACAAGCTGCAGAAGTGCCTCTGGCAGGACCTGGGGCATCTGTGCGACCAGCGGCCCGCCGCCTGCCCCGACATGCTGACTCAGCTGGGCTCCTTGCCCTGGGTACGACTGGAGCGCTGCCCCTCGCCCCCCGTGCACAGCACCCCCTGCCAAGAGATAGAGGATGCCCTGCCCGTATTCTGCATCACCAAGAACACCTCTGGAGAAAATGAGGTCCTCTGGGTCCGTGGCGATGGCGATGGAGGTCGTATTTGTGACGTAACGGGTGATGAAACACGTGTTGACGAAGTAGCGAGTGGCGAAGATGTGCAAGTAGCAAATAAGAACCTAGTTACGAATTGTGACAAAAAAAAGTCGAGAGAAAGTGTGAAACAAAGCTCTAGTCATTCTAAACTCAGCTGTGCTGATATTTTAGATTTAGCATCCAGTGAAGTGCGAGAGGACATTAGTGGGTCACCTCGTAGTGAAGATGTTGACACTATAGGAAGCAAAATTGAAGTGACTGAATTTGTTGATGTGGGTGTTTTTAACGATGAAACAGTCAAAGTCAATAACGAAGTGAAAATAAAGGAAGAAGAGGAACCGTTGTTGGAGTTTATCGATCCTGGTTCTTTGTTCCGTGGACGAGTTGAAGGTGGGGTGGATAAACCTTTGAAGAAGACGATGGAAACTCGATCGCAGACGGATGCTGTGGGCATGATTGCAAGTCCTCAACAGTCGCTGGTCGACACCGTACTTATAAAGCAAGAGTCATTGCCATTGTGAGTTTCTGTTGCATGACTGAATTACTATCTGTtgataaatgcaaaaaaataattttttagtgccAGACCTTCTTGTGTGTTTGAAGTACGCTAGTTAAGCAACAGCAGAATGTTCCTATACTGACAGGTTATAATGTCCATGCTTATTAGCCACACGCTGAACATTTTCCTAGGAATCCATCCATTTTGAGGATTTTCAATTTCTTGAGTACCATAATTATTTATCccttttaacatttaaaattctaCGACTACTGTAGGTAgaagttttaaactattttatgATGGAGCTAATTATTTTTTGCTACTATGGCTACTATATTTTATCACAATCTGTGAATGTCAAACAAATGTTTTGCCTCTCAAACTTTGCCATGTAATATTTCACTCTCCTTTAACTGCTGAAGTCAAATTAGTTTGAACATTGAATTGTAGCTTTATTTTCAATGCTATACTATTTATGAAGGGATAGTAATATAATTGAGTAGCATTAATTTTTCCCAATATTGGCTGCATTTATTATAGTGGTAtggtaaacatttttgaaaaatatatcttgctttgtcataaatattaaaaagctaTATGACATATTGTCCCAGCCTTACCCCTGTGGCTTAGTGAGGAATGACTTATAAAGTATCTTTAAAAAACTCATGCCTGAAATGAGCTTCAAACCCTCAACCCCAGAGTTAGCTATCAGGACCACAGAGAGTCGCTTTAAATAAGttgtaaaaatgaattttttcttGATGTTGTAATGGATAACTGttcttgtcattttttttttttttttcaggaataatTTACTGGATATGGTGGTTTCGTACAACCATGCGAATAGTGGGGGCAAAACACCCACTATTAAACCCAGGGTGTTAGCACAGCAGGATAGTTGCTCCACTACTGCCCAGCCAGTGCCAGCTGACAGGACCAAACTTCTGGAATTGGTATCCCAGGCCAAGCAGAGTGTGTTGTATAGGAATGCAGCCTGCCAGACCTCCGGGACTCAGGCTCAGGCGAACGCCCACCAGCGTGCCAGGGATCGGCCTGGTGACAATGTGCAGGGCGTTCCAGTGCCCGTCTCTCAAGCAGAGAGCCTGCGATATGTGTATCTCGGCAACATCCAACCTTCGCAGGCCACATCCGCAGCACATAATTCCCGCGACAACCCACCGCCGGCCCCTCGCAGTGTGCGACAGCTACCGGTTTCACGTGTCCAGCCTCTCACGACTCAGGCGCACGCTCCATCGGAAAAAAACTCGCAAGCTTCGCAAAACTTGGAAGTAATGTTCCAACGTGCTCGCACTCCAATCATAAATAAGATGCCACCAAATTGGATGAACAGCTCAAAGCCAGTTGCTCAGTCTGATAGTGTTGGGGCACAAAACGTAGCCCTATTTTCACATACTGCCAAAAATAGTAAACTAGTTGTGGAGATGCAGCAGACTGCTACAAATAGAGAAGCAGTTTCAAGCATTCTACACCCATCTACAAGTTTCCAGCATTTCATCAACAATTCACAGCCAGCATTTTCAGTTGTAAACCACCCGTCACTTGCAAATGTTCAAGGTATTTCTAGCATTCGACAACCCATTGAAAGTACACAGCATGTTACTAACACTGCACAGCCAGCAATTACAGCTAGAACACTTTCTTCACATAATAATAAGAATGTACAATCAATTCCTAGCATTCACTTCTCCACCGCAACAAGTTTTGAGCCAGTTATTAGTAATTCACAGTCAACAATTTCCATTGTAAATCATCCTTTACTTTCAAATGTAAAAGCTGTTCACAATGTTGAACCCCTGAACACAACAACTTTCCAACATGTGAGCAATTTACAACCACGTCCAGCAATTTCAGTTGTAAACCGTCCTTTACTTACAAATGTACAAACAGTTCCTAGTATTCAAAACCCCATCACCACAAGTTTTCATCAAGCTATTAGCAATTCACAGCCAGAAATTACAGTTTTACCTAAAAGTGTACAAACAGTTCAAAACAGTCAACCAGTCATAAGTTTTCAAGATGTTACTAGCAATTCTAGACCAGTAAATTCATTCATAGACCATTCTTCTTTAGCAAATGTTCAACCCGTTCCTAGTATTCAGCACCCTAACTCAAGTAATCATCATGTTGTTAGCAATTCTCAGCCGTTAGTGTCGGTGATAAACTTTCCTTCACAAACCTTTCCTTGTGTTCAGCTGCCCACCTCTGCTTCTTTGCAACAGGTCAGCAGCTCGAAACCAGTAATCTCAGTGAAGGACTTTTCACGTATGCAAATTGACCCGGTCGGCCAAAACAGATGTTCGGAGTACAAGACGCAACCTGCGCCTGAACAAGGCAGCAGGCCCAACTCCATGAAGCGTGCCTTGGATGTGACGAAGGGAGAGAACCCCAAGCAGCCCAAGCTGATAGGGCTGCCTACACCCAACCAACTGCAAGCCCAGCTCATGTCGGTGGTGGACTGGCACGCTCCGGTCAAAGGCCAGGCCATACGGCCGTACTCTTTGAAAATGAAGGACTGGGACAAAATGCGAGATGAGTCCAGTGGGTTGGAAGCCCCTCCCGAG
This DNA window, taken from Bacillus rossius redtenbacheri isolate Brsri chromosome 3, Brsri_v3, whole genome shotgun sequence, encodes the following:
- the LOC134530579 gene encoding uncharacterized protein LOC134530579 isoform X3, translating into MCCERVQRMSYVCRLCSSSDFGRVEVIDIFGRDGAHKNLPSKIRVIPSVSKLRKGKDVRVRAQLCRETELLVHRAVTNGVGVDKLQKCLWQDLGHLCDQRPAACPDMLTQLGSLPWVRLERCPSPPVHSTPCQEIEDALPVFCITKNTSGENEVLWVRGDGDGGRICDVTGDETRVDEVASGEDVQVANKNLVTNCDKKKSRESVKQSSSHSKLSCADILDLASSEVREDISGSPRSEDVDTIGSKIEVTEFVDVGVFNDETVKVNNEVKIKEEEEPLLEFIDPGSLFRGRVEGGVDKPLKKTMETRSQTDAVGMIASPQQSLVDTVLIKQESLPLNNLLDMVVSYNHANSGGKTPTIKPRVLAQQDSCSTTAQPVPADRTKLLELVSQAKQSVLYRNAACQTSGTQAQANAHQRARDRPGDNVQGVPVPVSQAESLRYVYLGNIQPSQATSAAHNSRDNPPPAPRSVRQLPVSRVQPLTTQAHAPSEKNSQASQNLEVMFQRARTPIINKMPPNWMNSSKPVAQSDSVGAQNVALFSHTAKNSKLVVEMQQTATNREAVSSILHPSTSFQHFINNSQPAFSVVNHPSLANVQGISSIRQPIESTQHVTNTAQPAITARTLSSHNNKNVQSIPSIHFSTATSFEPVISNSQSTISIVNHPLLSNVKAVHNVEPLNTTTFQHVSNLQPRPAISVVNRPLLTNVQTVPSIQNPITTSFHQAISNSQPEITVLPKSVQTVQNSQPVISFQDVTSNSRPVNSFIDHSSLANVQPVPSIQHPNSSNHHVVSNSQPLVSVINFPSQTFPCVQLPTSASLQQVSSSKPVISVKDFSRMQIDPVGQNRCSEYKTQPAPEQGSRPNSMKRALDVTKGENPKQPKLIGLPTPNQLQAQLMSVVDWHAPVKGQAIRPYSLKMKDWDKMRDESSGLEAPPESAKGESVLESPCAGNSYKEYLQVRDNKFVCMLCEGVTESKEVCEAHIANHRKDSHFYCLTCSVEVPALRFVKSHLQHRPAAETQDKWFRCVVCKVAFSREVSLRYHFRRHAVPGCDKYSYLCQPCGKAFVLRADYLTHTMQVHGAEEGMPGIACKRCGVLFYSGSALDRHLAGLCGGQAADDDCLIID
- the LOC134530579 gene encoding uncharacterized protein LOC134530579 isoform X4 yields the protein MLTQLGSLPWVRLERCPSPPVHSTPCQEIEDALPVFCITKNTSGENEVLWVRGDGDGGRICDVTGDETRVDEVASGEDVQVANKNLVTNCDKKKSRESVKQSSSHSKLSCADILDLASSEVREDISGSPRSEDVDTIGSKIEVTEFVDVGVFNDETVKVNNEVKIKEEEEPLLEFIDPGSLFRGRVEGGVDKPLKKTMETRSQTDAVGMIASPQQSLVDTVLIKQESLPLNNLLDMVVSYNHANSGGKTPTIKPRVLAQQDSCSTTAQPVPADRTKLLELVSQAKQSVLYRNAACQTSGTQAQANAHQRARDRPGDNVQGVPVPVSQAESLRYVYLGNIQPSQATSAAHNSRDNPPPAPRSVRQLPVSRVQPLTTQAHAPSEKNSQASQNLEVMFQRARTPIINKMPPNWMNSSKPVAQSDSVGAQNVALFSHTAKNSKLVVEMQQTATNREAVSSILHPSTSFQHFINNSQPAFSVVNHPSLANVQGISSIRQPIESTQHVTNTAQPAITARTLSSHNNKNVQSIPSIHFSTATSFEPVISNSQSTISIVNHPLLSNVKAVHNVEPLNTTTFQHVSNLQPRPAISVVNRPLLTNVQTVPSIQNPITTSFHQAISNSQPEITVLPKSVQTVQNSQPVISFQDVTSNSRPVNSFIDHSSLANVQPVPSIQHPNSSNHHVVSNSQPLVSVINFPSQTFPCVQLPTSASLQQVSSSKPVISVKDFSRMQIDPVGQNRCSEYKTQPAPEQGSRPNSMKRALDVTKGENPKQPKLIGLPTPNQLQAQLMSVVDWHAPVKGQAIRPYSLKMKDWDKMRDESSGLEAPPESAKGESVLESPCAGNSYKEYLQVRDNKFVCMLCEGVTESKEVCEAHIANHRKDSHFYCLTCSVEVPALRFVKSHLQHRPAAETQDKWFRCVVCKVAFSREVSLRYHFRRHAVPGCDKYSYLCQPCGKAFVLRADYLTHTMQVHGAEEGMPGIACKRCGVLFYSGSALDRHLAGLCGGQAADDDCLIID